The Gillisia sp. Hel_I_86 genome has a segment encoding these proteins:
- a CDS encoding murein hydrolase activator EnvC family protein, with protein MKLQTYSKHIFIIAFLFFGCTQAYSQNTRESLEERRIELREEIQKINSLRSSNKKKEKSVLTEVEDLDRQIRTTENLIKVTNQQANILTRDINSNTNKIQTLRKELESLKEDYGQMIQKSYKSKSQQSRIMFLLSSQNFLQAYKRLQYMKQYANYRKKQGDEIKIKSEELQVLNTNLLEQKKVKEKLVIENRATRAQLEQNRKSQQVLIQTIRKKEGDFASQIKKKQQEINAIDKQIDEIIRASIAKANKESGSKSRDTYELTPEAKALAANFASNKGKLPWPVRSGVVTMRFGTQQHPIVKSTTIESNGVRIETDKSAKARAVFGGTVSEVQAVKGANKAIMVRHGDYITIYNNLSNVYVSKGDVVSLGQDIGEVATSSSSGKTTLHFLIYKNTEKMDPAAWILKM; from the coding sequence ATGAAGTTACAGACCTACTCCAAACATATTTTCATAATTGCATTCCTGTTTTTTGGATGCACCCAAGCTTATTCCCAGAATACTCGCGAGAGCCTCGAAGAGCGCAGGATAGAACTGCGTGAAGAGATTCAAAAAATAAATAGTTTGCGATCTTCCAATAAGAAAAAGGAAAAATCGGTGCTTACAGAAGTGGAAGATTTGGATAGACAGATAAGGACTACAGAGAATTTGATAAAAGTCACCAACCAACAAGCCAATATACTTACGCGTGATATAAACTCCAACACCAATAAAATTCAGACCCTACGGAAGGAATTGGAGAGTTTGAAAGAGGATTACGGGCAAATGATCCAGAAATCCTATAAGAGCAAGTCGCAGCAGAGCAGGATTATGTTCCTGCTTTCTTCCCAAAACTTTTTGCAAGCCTACAAGAGGCTTCAGTATATGAAGCAATATGCCAATTATAGAAAGAAGCAAGGGGATGAGATCAAGATAAAATCTGAAGAATTACAGGTGTTGAACACGAATTTACTGGAGCAAAAGAAAGTAAAGGAAAAGTTGGTAATAGAGAACAGGGCAACCAGGGCACAACTGGAACAAAACAGAAAATCGCAACAAGTTCTAATACAAACTATCCGTAAGAAAGAAGGGGATTTTGCCTCTCAAATAAAGAAAAAACAACAAGAAATAAATGCGATAGATAAGCAGATAGACGAAATTATACGAGCTTCTATTGCAAAAGCAAATAAGGAAAGCGGTTCCAAATCCCGGGATACTTACGAGCTTACCCCAGAAGCTAAAGCCTTAGCTGCCAATTTTGCAAGCAATAAAGGGAAATTGCCATGGCCTGTCCGTTCAGGTGTGGTTACCATGCGATTTGGGACACAACAACACCCCATAGTAAAATCCACTACGATAGAAAGCAATGGAGTTCGTATAGAAACAGATAAAAGCGCAAAGGCAAGAGCTGTATTTGGTGGAACAGTTAGTGAAGTGCAAGCAGTAAAAGGAGCCAACAAAGCCATTATGGTGAGACACGGGGATTATATTACGATTTATAACAACCTATCCAACGTTTATGTTTCCAAAGGAGATGTGGTTTCTTTAGGACAAGATATCGGGGAA
- a CDS encoding DUF4292 domain-containing protein: MIKNICTLTLVSFLIIGCGSRKKALVIEDAAVNKVVAMHYSNEPDFKTLNSRLRLQYQDEERSQSLTVSFRMQKDSAIWMSAQLLGIPLAKVLITKDRVSYYEKIGKTYFDGDYSLVSKWLGTPLDYKKLQNLLIGQAIYDLREDKYVLSESTQGYQLVPSNELELVKKLFLLDAKSYKALAQQLAQEKENRNVTVTYPKYQKVNNQNFPEEIKIVANSEGKGTQVDIAYRSVTFNESVSFPFEIPSGYDEIQIE, encoded by the coding sequence ATGATCAAGAATATATGTACCCTAACGCTCGTTTCCTTTCTAATTATTGGATGCGGAAGCAGAAAAAAAGCCTTGGTTATAGAGGATGCGGCAGTAAACAAAGTCGTGGCGATGCATTACAGCAACGAACCTGACTTTAAAACTTTGAACAGCAGACTGAGATTGCAGTATCAAGACGAGGAGCGCTCACAATCGCTTACCGTGAGTTTTAGGATGCAAAAGGACAGTGCTATTTGGATGAGCGCCCAATTATTGGGAATTCCTTTAGCAAAGGTGTTGATCACCAAAGACAGGGTAAGTTATTACGAAAAAATAGGGAAGACCTATTTTGATGGAGACTATAGTTTGGTGAGCAAATGGCTGGGAACTCCGCTGGATTATAAAAAACTTCAGAATTTATTAATCGGTCAAGCCATTTATGATCTTAGGGAAGATAAATATGTGTTATCTGAATCTACTCAAGGCTATCAATTAGTCCCTTCAAATGAATTGGAATTAGTAAAAAAGCTGTTTTTATTGGATGCCAAAAGCTACAAAGCACTTGCGCAGCAGTTAGCCCAAGAAAAAGAAAACAGGAACGTAACGGTTACCTATCCAAAATATCAAAAAGTAAACAATCAGAACTTTCCTGAAGAAATCAAGATTGTAGCTAATAGTGAAGGTAAGGGCACGCAGGTAGATATCGCCTATAGATCGGTTACGTTTAATGAATCGGTTAGTTTTCCTTTTGAGATCCCTTCAGGATACGATGAAATTCAGATAGAATAA
- a CDS encoding tetratricopeptide repeat protein has translation MIRKLVYFLLFGMIFTSGLNAQEGQNPLQEVAVDDLGEVNDAFREYFFEALKQKAIENYEKAIVALQKAEKIQPNNAVIYFELGKNYKSLNDLDNAINNFQKANRLQPNREWILQALMESYYLNKQYEQAILVNKKLVAYNEKYYDDLAKMYFELQQFDKLIALLDQLDIELGITEYRNSLRQQIYALTNNTSAQIKTLEESITLNPENEMNYLNLIYVYSDEGLEKEAFETAQKMQQLFPTSKVVHLALYKFYLNNDRTDEALSSMRLVLESEEIDATSKFKVLNDFLLFVNEHAGYDEELKQVAALFSKSENNPGIFQKFGDYFLQKNEKEQALSFFEMGIGSNIDNYELLRNTLLLQLDLLKFKEASELSGSGLEIFPAQALLYLIKGAALNNLKKYNEALEILTFGLDYLIDDIDMERDFYAQLSVAHSGLGNTPKATEFKEKANSIKKTEN, from the coding sequence ATGATACGCAAGCTTGTTTATTTCCTGCTTTTTGGCATGATTTTCACTTCGGGGCTAAATGCTCAAGAAGGGCAAAATCCGTTGCAAGAAGTTGCGGTAGACGATCTTGGGGAGGTAAACGATGCGTTTCGGGAATATTTTTTTGAAGCCTTGAAACAAAAGGCAATCGAAAATTACGAAAAGGCGATAGTTGCTCTTCAAAAAGCCGAAAAAATTCAGCCTAACAATGCGGTGATTTATTTTGAATTAGGAAAGAATTATAAATCCCTCAATGATCTGGATAATGCCATAAATAATTTTCAAAAGGCAAACAGGTTACAACCAAATAGGGAGTGGATCCTTCAGGCACTTATGGAATCTTATTATTTGAACAAGCAGTATGAGCAGGCTATTTTGGTCAATAAAAAGCTGGTTGCTTATAATGAGAAGTATTACGACGATTTGGCGAAAATGTATTTTGAACTTCAGCAGTTCGATAAATTGATCGCTTTATTGGATCAGTTGGATATTGAGCTTGGTATAACCGAATATAGAAATAGCTTAAGGCAACAAATATATGCGCTTACCAATAATACTTCGGCTCAAATAAAAACCCTTGAGGAGTCTATTACATTGAACCCAGAGAATGAGATGAACTACCTAAATCTTATTTATGTGTACAGCGATGAAGGTCTGGAAAAAGAGGCTTTCGAGACCGCACAGAAAATGCAACAACTCTTTCCTACTTCAAAAGTGGTACATCTGGCACTTTATAAGTTTTACTTAAATAATGATAGAACCGATGAAGCACTCAGCTCTATGAGATTGGTGTTGGAGTCTGAAGAAATAGATGCTACTTCAAAATTCAAGGTGTTAAATGATTTTCTGTTATTTGTAAATGAGCACGCAGGATATGATGAAGAACTTAAACAAGTAGCGGCACTGTTTTCAAAAAGCGAGAACAATCCAGGGATCTTTCAGAAATTCGGAGATTATTTCCTTCAGAAAAACGAAAAAGAACAGGCGCTTTCTTTTTTTGAGATGGGAATCGGATCTAATATTGATAATTATGAGTTGCTTAGAAATACGTTATTGCTTCAGTTGGATCTCTTAAAATTTAAAGAAGCTTCAGAATTAAGCGGTTCCGGATTGGAGATCTTTCCCGCACAAGCCTTATTATACCTTATAAAAGGAGCAGCTTTAAATAATTTAAAGAAGTACAACGAAGCACTGGAAATACTTACATTTGGGCTGGATTATTTGATAGACGATATAGATATGGAGCGCGATTTTTATGCGCAACTGTCGGTTGCGCATTCGGGATTGGGAAACACACCTAAAGCCACCGAATTTAAAGAGAAGGCCAATTCAATTAAAAAAACAGAAAACTAA
- a CDS encoding sugar phosphate nucleotidyltransferase, which produces MKIIVPMAGRGSRLRPHTLTVPKPLIPIAGKPIVHRLVEDIAKVLDEKVDEVAFIIGQDFGEKVETDLKAIAESLGAKGTIYYQDKPLGTGHAIMCAKESLSGPAVVAYADTLFKADFTLNKDADAVIWVKQVENPNAYGVVKLNEKNEITELVEKPEEFVSDLAVIGIYYFKDVAVLKTELQKVLDQNIIRGGEYQINDGIKAMQASGNVFVPGKVDEWMDCGNKQITVETNGRMLSFLHQDGEKLISDSVKITNSEITEPCFIGENVVLINAKIGPNVSIGKGTKIENSTIKNSLIQTESEVKNANLDNAMIGNYAKFDGNFTQISIGDYTVLE; this is translated from the coding sequence ATGAAAATAATAGTACCAATGGCCGGTCGCGGCTCAAGATTAAGACCACATACCTTAACCGTTCCAAAACCTTTAATTCCAATTGCAGGAAAACCAATAGTTCATAGATTGGTAGAAGACATCGCGAAGGTGTTGGATGAAAAGGTAGATGAAGTTGCATTTATCATTGGGCAGGATTTTGGTGAAAAGGTGGAAACCGATTTAAAAGCGATTGCAGAGAGTTTGGGGGCTAAGGGAACTATCTATTACCAAGATAAGCCTTTAGGAACTGGGCACGCCATAATGTGCGCTAAGGAATCCCTTTCCGGTCCGGCAGTTGTCGCATATGCCGATACACTTTTTAAGGCTGATTTCACACTGAATAAGGATGCCGATGCCGTGATCTGGGTAAAGCAGGTGGAAAACCCGAATGCCTATGGAGTAGTTAAACTGAATGAAAAGAACGAGATCACCGAATTGGTTGAAAAGCCGGAAGAATTCGTTTCAGATCTAGCCGTGATTGGGATCTACTATTTTAAAGATGTAGCGGTTCTAAAAACCGAGCTTCAAAAAGTATTGGACCAAAATATAATTCGCGGTGGAGAGTACCAAATAAATGATGGTATTAAGGCGATGCAGGCCAGTGGCAATGTTTTTGTCCCGGGGAAAGTAGATGAATGGATGGACTGCGGGAATAAGCAGATCACTGTGGAGACCAATGGAAGGATGTTGAGTTTCTTGCACCAAGATGGCGAAAAATTGATCTCGGATTCTGTAAAGATCACCAATTCTGAAATCACCGAACCATGTTTTATCGGAGAAAATGTCGTGCTTATAAATGCCAAAATAGGACCGAATGTTTCTATTGGGAAGGGCACAAAAATTGAAAATTCAACTATCAAAAATAGTTTAATTCAAACTGAGTCTGAGGTGAAAAATGCAAATTTAGACAATGCCATGATTGGTAATTATGCAAAATTCGATGGAAACTTCACACAGATCAGTATCGGGGATTATACGGTTTTAGAATAA
- the dut gene encoding dUTP diphosphatase — translation MKVKIINKSAHDLPNYETAFSAGMDLRANILEPITLKPLERAIVKTGLFMALPLGFEAQVRPRSGLAAKKGITVLNSPGTIDADYRGEIGVILVNLSNEDFVIENGERVAQMVIAKHEQITWEQVEVLEDTSRGAGGFGSTGNK, via the coding sequence ATGAAAGTAAAAATCATCAATAAGTCGGCGCACGATTTACCAAATTATGAAACTGCATTCTCTGCAGGGATGGACCTAAGAGCCAATATTTTAGAACCTATCACGTTAAAACCTTTGGAGCGGGCCATCGTTAAAACGGGACTTTTCATGGCACTGCCCTTGGGTTTTGAAGCTCAGGTAAGACCAAGAAGCGGACTCGCTGCAAAAAAAGGGATCACCGTTTTAAATTCCCCGGGAACCATAGATGCAGATTATCGTGGAGAAATAGGCGTAATTCTTGTAAACCTTTCCAATGAAGATTTCGTTATCGAAAATGGCGAGCGAGTGGCACAAATGGTAATTGCAAAGCACGAACAGATCACTTGGGAGCAAGTAGAAGTTCTGGAAGACACCAGTAGAGGAGCCGGTGGCTTTGGAAGTACCGGGAATAAATAA
- a CDS encoding oligosaccharide flippase family protein — protein sequence MSTLKRFFQDTIIYGFATVLPRLMNFILVPLHVTALSTVGYSVNTTFYVWAAFFNVILTYGMETAFFRYFSHSDRKKQVFSTAFISLTATTIVFFTLVFLFKDQLIELVDLNPKYFNMLLAILALDALVVVPFAYLRASNRPIKFAGIKIFNIAIVVLVNFFFLWLVPDHPSFVPDFILERYSSEDQVQYIFLANLLASGATFLILLPYFFRSKIEFKFGIFKQMWNYGWPIMIAGIAFVINEMLDKILLKEMISEDIMGAYAACYKLAIFMTIFVQAFRMGAEPFFFNHSKNENAKQTYANILNYFVIFGSLILLIMILFLDFFKMLIIPNPEYWVTISVVPIILLANLFLGIYHNLAIWYKLTDRTKAGMYISIIGALITIVMNILLIPVIGFMASAYTTLAAYGAMMLISFYFGRKYYPVPYNVKRIMLYLLLAVGLSAISFIYFRENYFIGTLFLGIFLTTVFLNERKDFKQILDQ from the coding sequence TTGAGCACCTTAAAACGTTTCTTTCAGGATACCATTATTTATGGTTTTGCAACAGTTTTGCCAAGGCTCATGAATTTTATCTTGGTACCCTTGCACGTAACGGCGCTTTCTACAGTTGGGTATTCTGTAAATACCACCTTTTACGTTTGGGCAGCATTCTTTAATGTGATCCTTACCTATGGTATGGAAACCGCATTTTTTAGGTATTTCAGCCATTCAGATAGGAAAAAGCAGGTGTTTTCTACAGCATTTATTAGTCTTACCGCGACCACAATAGTTTTCTTTACACTGGTTTTTCTTTTTAAAGATCAGCTTATAGAACTTGTTGATCTTAACCCAAAATATTTTAATATGCTTTTAGCAATCTTAGCTTTGGATGCTTTGGTTGTAGTTCCCTTTGCTTATTTAAGAGCTTCGAATAGGCCTATAAAATTTGCAGGAATAAAGATCTTTAATATTGCCATAGTGGTTTTGGTGAATTTCTTCTTTTTATGGTTAGTTCCCGATCATCCAAGTTTTGTCCCAGATTTTATTTTGGAAAGGTATTCTTCAGAAGATCAAGTGCAATATATATTTCTAGCAAATCTCTTGGCAAGTGGAGCGACCTTTTTAATCTTGCTACCCTATTTTTTCCGCTCTAAGATCGAATTCAAATTTGGCATTTTTAAACAGATGTGGAACTATGGATGGCCAATTATGATTGCTGGAATTGCATTTGTAATTAATGAAATGCTCGATAAGATCTTGTTAAAGGAAATGATTTCTGAAGATATTATGGGTGCCTATGCAGCTTGCTATAAACTGGCAATTTTCATGACCATATTTGTCCAAGCCTTTAGAATGGGGGCGGAGCCTTTCTTTTTTAACCATTCAAAAAATGAAAATGCGAAACAAACCTATGCCAATATCCTTAATTATTTCGTGATTTTCGGAAGCCTGATCCTTCTAATTATGATTTTATTTTTGGATTTTTTCAAAATGCTTATTATTCCAAACCCTGAATATTGGGTAACTATTTCGGTAGTGCCAATAATATTGCTTGCAAATCTGTTTTTAGGGATTTATCATAACTTGGCAATTTGGTATAAACTTACAGATAGGACCAAGGCGGGAATGTACATCTCGATAATTGGGGCATTGATCACTATCGTCATGAATATTTTGCTTATTCCGGTTATTGGCTTTATGGCTTCAGCCTATACCACCTTAGCGGCATACGGCGCAATGATGCTTATATCCTTTTACTTCGGAAGAAAATATTACCCGGTGCCGTATAATGTAAAACGCATTATGCTCTATCTTTTGTTGGCAGTTGGATTGTCTGCAATATCATTTATCTATTTCCGCGAAAATTATTTTATAGGTACGCTCTTCCTGGGAATATTTTTAACTACTGTATTTTTAAATGAGCGTAAAGATTTTAAACAAATTCTGGATCAATGA
- the atpG gene encoding ATP synthase F1 subunit gamma, with protein sequence MANLKELRNRITSVSSTMQITSAMKLVSAAKLSKAQDAITAMRPYSEKLTELLQSLSASLDDDSGSAFAEQREVKKVLIVAISSNRGLAGAFNTNIVKGARAVAASKYSDKNVEILTLGKKANDVLSKTYTVTENNNAIFDDLKYDNVAAIAENIMQWFLDGRYDEISLVYNQFVNAATQDVITEQFLPIEKFETETNVNLDYIFEPEKEQIVKDLIPKSLKMQLFKAMSDSLASEHGARMTAMHKATDNATELRDALKLSYNKARQAAITNEILEIVGGAEALNN encoded by the coding sequence ATGGCAAACTTAAAAGAATTACGCAACAGGATTACCTCGGTTTCATCAACCATGCAAATTACCAGTGCCATGAAATTGGTATCGGCTGCAAAGTTGAGCAAAGCGCAGGATGCCATTACTGCCATGCGACCTTATTCTGAAAAGTTAACAGAATTGCTACAAAGCCTTAGTGCTTCTTTGGATGACGATAGCGGAAGCGCTTTCGCCGAACAAAGAGAAGTTAAAAAGGTCTTGATAGTCGCTATTTCTTCCAACAGGGGATTGGCTGGCGCTTTTAACACGAATATTGTTAAAGGTGCTCGCGCGGTTGCTGCGTCAAAATACAGCGACAAGAACGTGGAAATCTTGACTTTAGGGAAAAAAGCGAATGATGTGTTAAGTAAGACGTATACAGTTACCGAGAACAACAATGCTATTTTTGATGATCTTAAGTATGATAACGTTGCCGCAATAGCAGAAAATATCATGCAATGGTTCTTGGATGGCAGGTATGATGAGATCTCCCTCGTATACAATCAGTTTGTAAATGCGGCCACTCAAGATGTAATTACAGAGCAGTTTTTACCTATTGAAAAGTTTGAAACTGAAACGAATGTAAACCTAGATTACATTTTTGAACCAGAAAAAGAACAGATCGTAAAAGATCTTATTCCTAAGTCCCTTAAAATGCAGTTGTTCAAAGCGATGAGCGATTCGTTGGCATCAGAGCATGGAGCTCGTATGACGGCGATGCACAAAGCAACAGATAATGCAACAGAGCTAAGGGATGCACTTAAATTGTCTTACAACAAAGCAAGACAAGCCGCTATTACCAACGAGATCTTGGAGATTGTAGGTGGAGCGGAAGCATTGAATAATTAA
- the atpA gene encoding F0F1 ATP synthase subunit alpha: MAEVNPAEVSAILKKQLSGFEAKASLDEVGTVLTVGDGIARIYGLANAQYGELVEFESGLEGIVLNLEEDNVGVVLLGPSKQIKEGSVAKRTQRIASIKVGEGITGRVIDTLGAPIDGKGPIQGETYEMPLERKAPGVIYREPVTEPMQTGIKAIDAMVPVGRGQRELVIGDRQTGKTAVCIDTILNQKEFYDAGVPVHCIYVAIGQKASTVAGIAQKLEERGALAYTTIVAANASDPAPMQVYAPFAGAAIGEYFRDTGRPALIVFDDLSKQAVAYREVSLLLRRPPGREAYPGDVFFLHSRLLERAAKVINNDKIASEMNDLPDSIKHLVKGGGSLTALPIIETQAGDVSAYIPTNVISITDGQIFLTSDLFNSGVRPAINVGISVSRVGGNAQVKAMKKVAGTLKLDQAQFRELEAFAKFGSDLDAATLNVIERGKRNVEILKQAENDPYPVEEQIAIIFAGAKNLLRDVPVNKVKEFETDYLEYLNVKHRATLDGLKAGKLTDEITDTLVMAAKELSSKYKN; this comes from the coding sequence ATGGCCGAAGTAAATCCAGCTGAAGTTTCAGCAATATTAAAAAAACAACTTTCAGGTTTTGAAGCAAAAGCTTCTTTAGATGAAGTAGGAACAGTACTAACCGTAGGGGATGGTATTGCACGTATCTACGGATTAGCGAATGCTCAATATGGGGAATTGGTTGAGTTTGAAAGTGGATTGGAAGGAATTGTACTTAACCTAGAGGAAGACAATGTTGGGGTAGTACTTTTAGGACCCTCTAAACAAATTAAAGAAGGATCTGTTGCAAAAAGAACGCAACGTATTGCTTCCATCAAAGTAGGTGAAGGAATTACAGGTAGGGTTATAGATACATTGGGAGCTCCAATAGATGGAAAAGGTCCTATTCAAGGTGAAACTTATGAGATGCCATTGGAGCGTAAAGCCCCAGGGGTTATTTACCGTGAGCCGGTTACAGAGCCTATGCAAACAGGGATCAAGGCTATTGATGCTATGGTACCAGTTGGTAGAGGACAAAGAGAACTGGTTATTGGTGACCGCCAGACTGGTAAAACTGCCGTGTGTATCGATACTATCTTAAATCAGAAAGAATTTTACGATGCCGGGGTACCGGTACATTGTATATATGTTGCTATAGGGCAGAAAGCTTCTACTGTTGCGGGAATTGCACAGAAATTGGAAGAAAGAGGTGCTTTGGCTTATACTACCATTGTAGCTGCAAATGCATCAGATCCTGCTCCAATGCAGGTGTATGCTCCTTTCGCAGGTGCTGCAATTGGTGAGTACTTTAGGGATACTGGTCGTCCTGCACTTATTGTGTTCGATGATTTATCCAAACAAGCAGTAGCTTACCGTGAGGTTTCTTTATTGTTGCGTCGCCCCCCGGGACGTGAAGCATATCCTGGAGATGTATTTTTCTTGCACTCTAGATTGTTGGAGCGTGCTGCAAAAGTGATAAACAACGATAAGATCGCTTCAGAAATGAATGATCTTCCAGATTCTATCAAGCATTTGGTAAAAGGTGGTGGATCTTTAACAGCATTGCCAATTATTGAAACTCAGGCAGGAGATGTTTCTGCATATATTCCAACCAATGTAATTTCGATTACAGATGGTCAGATCTTTTTAACATCAGATCTTTTTAACTCTGGGGTACGTCCAGCGATCAACGTAGGTATTTCGGTATCTCGAGTTGGTGGTAACGCACAGGTCAAAGCGATGAAAAAGGTTGCAGGTACTTTAAAATTGGACCAAGCTCAATTCCGTGAATTGGAAGCATTTGCCAAGTTTGGATCTGATCTTGATGCTGCTACCCTTAATGTTATTGAAAGAGGAAAGCGCAACGTAGAGATCTTGAAACAAGCAGAGAACGATCCTTATCCGGTAGAAGAGCAAATTGCAATTATCTTTGCAGGTGCCAAGAACCTTTTAAGGGATGTGCCTGTTAACAAGGTAAAAGAATTTGAAACGGATTATTTAGAATACTTGAATGTGAAGCATCGTGCAACCTTGGATGGTTTAAAAGCTGGAAAACTTACAGATGAAATTACAGATACCTTGGTGATGGCTGCAAAAGAGCTTTCTTCAAAATATAAAAACTAA
- the atpH gene encoding ATP synthase F1 subunit delta, whose product MKSTRAAQRYAKAILDLAKDQNAAEVVNTDMIGIFNTIEHSEDLQELLASPVVKAAVKKSALKEIFKDAHTITLGAFDVLVDNNRIIQLQAVAQKYTALFNEMNHVQVAKVTTAVPLDARLEAKILEKVKELTGNTATLESIVDPSILGGFILRIGDLQYNTSVAKSLSNLSRELTNNTYISKI is encoded by the coding sequence ATGAAAAGTACCAGAGCTGCACAGAGATACGCAAAAGCAATTTTAGATTTGGCAAAAGATCAAAATGCTGCTGAAGTTGTGAATACGGATATGATAGGTATTTTCAATACTATCGAACATAGTGAAGACCTTCAAGAGCTCTTAGCTAGTCCTGTAGTAAAAGCAGCGGTAAAGAAAAGCGCTTTAAAGGAGATCTTTAAAGATGCACACACTATAACTTTGGGAGCTTTCGATGTTCTTGTAGACAATAACAGAATCATTCAGCTACAGGCTGTAGCTCAAAAATATACTGCTTTATTCAATGAAATGAACCACGTGCAAGTTGCAAAAGTAACTACGGCGGTTCCTTTGGATGCTCGTTTAGAGGCTAAGATACTTGAGAAAGTAAAAGAGCTTACAGGAAATACAGCAACTTTGGAGAGTATAGTAGACCCAAGCATTTTAGGAGGCTTTATCCTTAGGATAGGGGATCTTCAATACAATACCAGTGTTGCGAAAAGTCTTAGTAATTTAAGTAGGGAGCTAACCAACAACACATATATTTCAAAAATTTAA
- a CDS encoding F0F1 ATP synthase subunit B, translated as MDLITPEIGLFFWQTIVFLVLLFVMAKFAWKPILGAIKQRETSINDSMESAENARKEMQNLQADNEKLLNEARAQRDVMLKEAREIKEKIVSEASSEAQAKADKIMASAQVTIEHEKNAAMVDLKNQVATLSIEIAEKVIREQLSTTEKQHRLVEDMLADVTLK; from the coding sequence ATGGATTTAATTACTCCTGAAATAGGTCTGTTTTTTTGGCAAACCATCGTCTTTTTAGTGCTGTTATTCGTTATGGCAAAATTTGCCTGGAAACCAATATTGGGTGCTATAAAACAAAGAGAGACCTCTATTAATGATTCTATGGAATCTGCAGAAAATGCAAGAAAGGAAATGCAAAACCTTCAGGCCGATAATGAAAAATTATTGAACGAGGCAAGAGCTCAAAGAGATGTGATGCTTAAAGAAGCTCGGGAGATAAAAGAGAAAATCGTTAGTGAAGCTTCTTCTGAAGCGCAAGCAAAAGCAGATAAAATTATGGCCAGTGCTCAAGTAACCATAGAGCATGAAAAGAACGCAGCAATGGTCGATCTTAAAAATCAGGTTGCTACTTTATCTATAGAGATCGCAGAAAAAGTAATTCGTGAACAATTATCTACTACAGAGAAACAACATAGATTGGTTGAAGACATGTTGGCAGATGTTACGTTAAAATAA
- the atpE gene encoding ATP synthase F0 subunit C has protein sequence MELLYVGLSALGAGLAVLGAGVGVGKIGGSAMDAIARQPEASGKIQTAMIIAAALVEGVALFGVVASLLGVLR, from the coding sequence ATGGAATTATTGTATGTAGGCCTTTCGGCATTAGGAGCCGGTCTTGCGGTTTTAGGAGCTGGAGTTGGTGTTGGTAAAATTGGTGGTTCTGCTATGGACGCTATTGCCCGTCAACCAGAAGCTTCTGGAAAAATCCAGACAGCTATGATTATTGCCGCTGCACTTGTAGAAGGGGTTGCTCTTTTTGGAGTTGTTGCCTCTTTACTAGGTGTTTTAAGGTAG